In Nostoc sp. UHCC 0926, a single genomic region encodes these proteins:
- the grxD gene encoding Grx4 family monothiol glutaredoxin encodes MTPELKDKIDNLLQQNKILVFMKGNKLMPQCGFSNNVVQILNTLGVPFETVDVLSDSEIRQGIKEYSNWPTIPQVYINGEFLGGSDILIELYQKGELQEKVEVALAS; translated from the coding sequence ATGACGCCAGAACTCAAAGATAAAATTGATAACTTGCTACAACAGAACAAGATTTTAGTTTTCATGAAGGGAAACAAGTTAATGCCCCAATGTGGTTTCTCCAACAACGTTGTGCAGATTCTCAATACTTTGGGAGTTCCCTTCGAGACAGTTGATGTTCTATCAGACTCTGAAATCCGTCAAGGAATTAAAGAATACTCTAACTGGCCGACAATTCCCCAAGTGTATATCAATGGTGAATTCCTTGGCGGTTCTGACATCTTGATTGAACTGTACCAAAAAGGTGAATTGCAGGAAAAGGTA